A stretch of the Arthrobacter sp. PAMC 25486 genome encodes the following:
- a CDS encoding metal ABC transporter permease, giving the protein MSILEFLLEPFDYVFMQRALAVTVVAAVVCAVLSCWLVLIGWSLMGDAVSHAVLPGVALAYIVGAPFAVGAVLFGFLAVALIGAVRDTSRVKEDAAIGIVFTTLFALGLVLISVTPSQTDLTHIIFGNLLGLSRGDLVQVLVLGAITLAVLLFKRRDFTLYAFDPTHAHAIGLNPRMLGAFLLGLLALTSVVALQAVGVVLVVAMLIIPGATAYLLTDRFGRMLVLAPTISAACAVVGLYASYYLDAASGGMVVLTQGAAFTLVYLFSPRHGLIVTRVTAARRRKLATA; this is encoded by the coding sequence GTGAGCATCTTGGAGTTCCTGCTGGAACCTTTCGACTACGTTTTCATGCAGCGCGCCCTGGCCGTCACGGTGGTTGCCGCCGTCGTGTGCGCCGTTTTGTCCTGCTGGCTGGTCCTCATCGGGTGGTCGCTGATGGGAGACGCCGTCTCTCACGCCGTGCTGCCGGGCGTTGCCCTGGCTTACATTGTGGGTGCGCCCTTCGCCGTCGGGGCGGTCCTCTTCGGCTTCCTGGCCGTGGCGCTGATCGGTGCGGTGCGCGACACCAGCCGGGTCAAGGAGGACGCCGCGATAGGCATCGTCTTCACCACGCTCTTTGCCCTGGGCCTGGTGCTGATATCCGTCACCCCAAGCCAGACCGACCTGACCCACATCATCTTCGGCAACCTGCTGGGGCTCAGCCGCGGCGACCTCGTCCAGGTCCTGGTCCTCGGTGCCATCACCCTGGCAGTCCTGCTTTTCAAGCGGCGGGACTTCACCCTCTACGCCTTCGACCCCACCCACGCCCACGCCATCGGCCTGAACCCGCGCATGCTGGGTGCGTTCCTGCTGGGGCTGCTGGCACTGACCTCAGTGGTGGCATTGCAGGCGGTGGGGGTGGTGCTGGTGGTGGCCATGCTCATCATCCCAGGCGCCACGGCCTACCTGCTCACCGACCGTTTCGGCCGGATGCTGGTGCTGGCGCCAACCATCTCGGCCGCTTGCGCCGTCGTCGGGCTCTACGCCAGCTACTACCTGGACGCGGCATCCGGGGGAATGGTGGTCCTCACCCAGGGCGCGGCGTTCACTCTCGTGTATTTGTTCAGCCCCCGCCACGGGCTTATTGTCACCCGGGTCACTGCGGCACGACGGCGGAAGCTGGCTACCGCCTGA
- a CDS encoding DUF559 domain-containing protein: protein MTTSEPLPEDLRWRAFTVGEALEAGLSPARMRGKDLASLGRGLRMPKAAPFNLLEKCRALTHTVPNSVVSHVSAARLHGLFLPSRLDLREGTDLARPLHEPIPRRDGVRGHLLLLGPKDIALIGGVPVTSVQRTLLDLAPLLGVDELLVIADQIVCEHHLSSRREKFPMLALPALTRYMAAHTGARGMKRLREALKLTRVGSDSPRETQLRLMIERSHLPTFVTNFEIRDASGKGLVSPDLACVDYQTCAEYDGGHHFTPEQQSKDHDRDYITQDLGWHQVLINNNDMKAGEQVVITKIARMLVAGGWADTRKLARRSLKDRLNTRKDYE, encoded by the coding sequence ATGACGACTTCAGAACCCTTACCAGAAGACCTCCGCTGGCGTGCCTTTACCGTGGGCGAGGCACTTGAGGCAGGCCTTTCACCAGCACGCATGCGTGGCAAAGACCTCGCCTCGCTTGGCCGCGGGCTGCGCATGCCCAAAGCGGCGCCCTTCAACTTGCTGGAAAAATGCCGCGCCCTGACGCACACTGTCCCTAACAGTGTCGTCAGCCACGTATCGGCAGCCAGGCTCCATGGACTGTTTCTACCCTCACGCTTGGATCTCAGGGAAGGGACAGACTTGGCGCGCCCCTTGCACGAGCCGATCCCCCGGCGTGATGGTGTACGCGGCCACCTGTTGCTACTTGGGCCGAAGGACATTGCTCTTATTGGCGGCGTCCCGGTTACATCCGTGCAGCGCACGCTATTGGACCTCGCTCCTCTGTTGGGAGTTGATGAACTGCTAGTCATTGCTGACCAGATTGTTTGTGAGCACCATTTGTCGTCGCGGCGGGAAAAGTTCCCAATGTTGGCCTTGCCTGCGCTGACACGCTACATGGCTGCCCACACTGGCGCACGTGGCATGAAGCGGCTCCGCGAAGCCTTGAAGCTGACCCGTGTAGGTTCCGACTCTCCACGGGAAACTCAGTTGCGTCTGATGATAGAAAGGTCGCACCTGCCCACCTTTGTCACTAATTTCGAGATTAGGGACGCGTCGGGCAAGGGACTGGTTTCGCCAGATCTGGCTTGCGTAGATTATCAGACGTGCGCCGAGTACGACGGCGGGCACCACTTCACACCGGAGCAACAATCCAAGGACCACGACCGTGATTACATCACGCAGGATCTCGGCTGGCACCAGGTGCTCATCAACAACAACGACATGAAAGCCGGTGAGCAGGTGGTCATAACGAAAATCGCCCGCATGCTCGTGGCTGGTGGCTGGGCGGACACTCGCAAACTAGCACGGCGGTCACTCAAAGACCGGTTGAACACCCGTAAGGACTATGAGTAG
- a CDS encoding ABC transporter permease gives MAPKDTISSPTATAAPGSSTGRNAASHKTGTPANTEAKKNPPVVKGKLSRKALLAINFGSVAAGLAAWTAFSAAGLVGLPGPVEVVVRGGELLADGTLGEDTGASLARVLSGFLIGSLLAIPVGFLMGWYQIGRAIIEPWVQFFRTIPPLALLPLVMVTMGIGETPKIFVIFLAAFLSCVISTYQGVVSVDKTLINAARVLGANSMVIFRRVVVPASSPFILVGMRIGLGAGWATVVAAELLAAPNGLGMRMQQAQQFYDMPTILVNVIVIGILGLLMDRLLLMIEAHLTRWQERR, from the coding sequence ATGGCTCCAAAAGACACCATTAGTTCACCCACCGCTACGGCTGCGCCTGGCAGCTCAACGGGACGCAATGCTGCGTCCCACAAAACAGGCACCCCTGCCAATACCGAAGCGAAAAAGAATCCTCCAGTAGTGAAAGGCAAGCTCAGCCGCAAGGCCCTGCTGGCCATCAACTTCGGCTCAGTCGCCGCCGGCTTGGCAGCCTGGACCGCCTTCTCCGCTGCCGGACTTGTCGGACTGCCCGGACCTGTTGAAGTGGTGGTCCGCGGCGGCGAACTGCTTGCCGACGGAACACTCGGAGAAGACACCGGGGCCTCCCTGGCCCGCGTCCTGAGCGGCTTCCTCATTGGCAGCCTGCTGGCCATCCCTGTTGGATTCCTCATGGGTTGGTACCAGATTGGCCGCGCCATCATTGAGCCATGGGTGCAGTTCTTTCGCACCATTCCTCCGCTGGCCCTGCTGCCGCTGGTCATGGTCACCATGGGCATCGGCGAAACACCTAAAATCTTCGTCATCTTCCTGGCCGCCTTCCTCTCCTGCGTCATCTCCACCTACCAAGGTGTTGTCAGCGTTGACAAGACACTCATCAACGCGGCCCGGGTGCTGGGCGCCAACAGCATGGTCATCTTTCGCCGTGTGGTTGTCCCCGCATCCTCACCCTTCATCCTGGTGGGCATGCGCATCGGCCTCGGCGCCGGCTGGGCCACCGTGGTCGCCGCGGAACTCCTTGCCGCACCCAACGGCCTGGGCATGCGCATGCAACAGGCACAGCAGTTCTATGACATGCCCACCATTCTCGTGAACGTGATTGTCATAGGCATCCTGGGCCTGCTCATGGACCGTCTGCTGCTGATGATTGAGGCCCACCTGACCCGCTGGCAAGAACGCCGCTAA
- a CDS encoding sulfatase-like hydrolase/transferase, which yields MTSPTTSAPRQNMLFLMTDQQRIDTLGCYGNTSQHTPNLDRLAARGTTFDRAYTPTAICTPARASLLTGLQPFEHGLLANYEWNSGHREELPDGLPTFSEALIGQGYRLGHVGKWHVGKDRGPEHYGFEGIHLPGALNVFDDPGYEDWLKANDFPDFRISSPVYTTRADGSQGHLIAGVTDQPTEATFEAFLADQTIAKLREFAAGALVQEDGQPFFLSCHIFGPHLPYLIPQQWYDMVDPSTIELPGSFAETFHGKPMVQQAYAEYWSTDCFTVDEWKKLTAVYWGYVSMIDHEIGRILDVLDELGLTESTAVMFTADHGEFTGAHRLNDKGPAMYEDIYRIPAILALPGEVERREDRFISLLDFTATFHEIAGADASGVHGRSLLPLAHGHEVEGWREDILCEFHGHHFPYAQRMIRNKEVKYIANPEGIDEFYDMIADPDELNNVINVPVYREQVSTMRRAMYRQLVERGDKFAQWLAFAGDIPVHERVRPDTAVERFITQ from the coding sequence GTGACTTCCCCAACTACCAGCGCCCCACGCCAAAATATGCTGTTCCTCATGACGGACCAGCAGCGCATCGACACACTAGGATGCTACGGCAACACCTCACAGCACACGCCCAACCTTGACCGGCTGGCTGCGCGCGGAACAACTTTTGACCGGGCGTACACGCCCACGGCCATTTGCACTCCAGCGCGCGCCAGCCTCCTCACCGGTCTGCAGCCCTTTGAACACGGACTGCTGGCCAACTACGAATGGAACTCCGGCCACCGGGAGGAACTTCCCGACGGCCTGCCCACCTTCTCCGAAGCATTGATTGGGCAGGGCTACCGGCTGGGCCATGTCGGCAAATGGCATGTTGGCAAGGACCGCGGCCCGGAACACTACGGCTTCGAGGGAATCCACCTCCCCGGCGCCCTCAACGTCTTCGACGATCCAGGCTACGAAGACTGGCTCAAGGCCAATGACTTCCCGGACTTCCGCATCTCCAGCCCGGTCTACACGACACGGGCGGACGGCAGCCAGGGCCACCTGATTGCCGGCGTGACGGACCAGCCCACGGAAGCCACGTTCGAGGCGTTCCTGGCGGACCAGACCATTGCCAAGCTGCGGGAGTTTGCCGCCGGCGCGCTGGTGCAGGAGGACGGCCAGCCGTTCTTCCTCTCCTGCCACATCTTCGGCCCGCACCTGCCATACCTCATCCCGCAACAGTGGTACGACATGGTGGATCCGTCCACCATCGAACTGCCTGGATCGTTCGCCGAGACGTTCCACGGCAAGCCCATGGTGCAGCAGGCCTACGCCGAATACTGGTCAACCGACTGCTTCACGGTGGATGAATGGAAGAAGCTCACGGCCGTGTACTGGGGCTACGTCTCCATGATCGACCACGAGATTGGCCGCATCCTGGACGTGCTCGACGAACTGGGGCTGACGGAGAGCACCGCAGTCATGTTCACAGCAGACCATGGCGAGTTCACTGGTGCACACCGGCTCAATGACAAGGGCCCGGCCATGTATGAGGACATCTACCGCATACCGGCCATCCTTGCCCTGCCCGGTGAGGTGGAGCGCCGCGAGGACCGCTTCATCAGCCTCCTGGACTTCACGGCCACCTTCCACGAAATTGCCGGGGCGGATGCCTCAGGTGTCCACGGCCGCAGCCTGTTGCCCCTGGCTCACGGACACGAGGTTGAGGGCTGGCGCGAGGACATCCTGTGCGAGTTCCACGGTCACCACTTCCCTTACGCCCAGCGCATGATCCGCAACAAGGAAGTGAAATACATTGCCAACCCGGAGGGCATTGACGAGTTCTACGACATGATTGCCGATCCAGACGAACTGAACAACGTCATCAACGTGCCCGTGTACCGCGAACAGGTCAGCACCATGCGCCGGGCCATGTACCGCCAGCTGGTGGAGCGCGGCGACAAGTTCGCCCAGTGGCTGGCTTTTGCAGGCGACATTCCGGTCCACGAGCGAGTCAGGCCGGATACCGCCGTCGAACGTTTCATCACGCAATAG
- a CDS encoding ABC transporter ATP-binding protein: MTTATQKAMIRFEDLRQEFTLTGQTFTALNGVNLDIADGEFVTVVGPSGCGKSTMLNAAAGLLDPTSGRVMVDDREVDGPSTRTGVIFQQYALFPWLTVRKNVEFGLELKKVPAKERRVIVDHYLELVGLSRFAEALPKELSGGMKQRCAIARAYAVNPEILLMDEPFGALDALTRVHMQEQLLETWTKERRTVMFVTHDVDESVFLASRVIVMAARPGRIYKEIKIDLPYPRTEEMRLSDEFARLRAQVWEAVYHQPGVAEAHQ, from the coding sequence ATGACAACTGCAACACAAAAAGCCATGATCCGTTTCGAGGACCTCCGCCAGGAGTTCACCCTGACAGGGCAGACCTTCACCGCCTTGAATGGCGTCAACCTAGATATCGCCGACGGCGAATTCGTCACCGTCGTGGGCCCCTCCGGCTGTGGCAAGTCCACCATGCTCAACGCTGCCGCAGGACTGCTGGACCCCACCAGCGGCCGTGTCATGGTCGACGACCGGGAGGTCGACGGACCCAGCACCCGCACCGGCGTCATCTTCCAGCAATACGCACTCTTCCCCTGGCTCACTGTCAGAAAAAATGTGGAGTTTGGGCTGGAACTAAAAAAGGTTCCCGCCAAGGAACGCCGCGTGATCGTGGATCACTATCTTGAGCTGGTGGGCCTGAGCCGCTTCGCCGAAGCCCTGCCCAAGGAACTCTCAGGCGGCATGAAGCAGCGTTGCGCCATCGCCCGCGCTTACGCCGTCAACCCCGAGATTCTGTTAATGGACGAGCCCTTCGGGGCACTCGATGCCCTGACCCGCGTCCACATGCAGGAACAGCTCCTGGAAACCTGGACCAAGGAACGGCGCACCGTCATGTTCGTCACCCACGACGTCGACGAATCGGTGTTCCTGGCCTCCCGGGTGATCGTCATGGCTGCCCGGCCCGGACGCATCTACAAGGAAATCAAGATCGACCTACCGTACCCGCGCACCGAGGAAATGCGGCTCTCCGACGAGTTCGCTCGCCTTCGCGCCCAGGTCTGGGAAGCGGTCTACCACCAGCCCGGCGTCGCCGAAGCCCACCAGTAG
- a CDS encoding MauE/DoxX family redox-associated membrane protein, which produces MKVKTLNAWSLAVLLGASAVNHLRNPEFYYPVVPPSLCNDKGGRFGLMTRHQWVLASAAPEALAAVGLLVPRTRRAAATATTVMFAGFTAGHLSALRRAWGPDGTPSARRIHALRLPLQVPLVAWAWSARRS; this is translated from the coding sequence ATGAAAGTAAAGACGCTCAATGCCTGGTCCCTGGCCGTGTTGCTGGGGGCCAGCGCAGTTAACCACCTCCGCAACCCCGAGTTCTACTATCCAGTAGTGCCGCCGTCCCTCTGTAATGACAAGGGAGGGAGGTTTGGCCTGATGACGCGCCACCAATGGGTGCTCGCCTCGGCGGCTCCGGAGGCGTTGGCGGCGGTCGGGCTGCTGGTCCCACGAACCCGCAGGGCTGCGGCCACCGCCACCACGGTGATGTTTGCCGGATTCACCGCGGGGCACCTGTCGGCATTGCGGCGGGCATGGGGGCCGGATGGCACGCCGTCTGCCCGGCGCATCCATGCGCTGCGGCTTCCCCTGCAGGTGCCCCTGGTGGCTTGGGCGTGGAGCGCACGCCGGTCTTAA
- a CDS encoding MDR family MFS transporter: MSTSPVQALDRLSARDRTTIGVLLVSAFVVILNETIMNVALPKLMVEFQVSPSAIQWLAAAFMLTMTVVIPTTGYLLTRLPIRTVFLLAMGLFSAGTLLAGLAPGFEVLLGARVIQASGTAIMMPLLMTTILDLVPTHRRGAVMGNVSIVISVAPAIGPTLSGLILHSLSWRFMFLLVLPIAILALILGARLLQPGGERSKAKLSVPSLLISIPAFGGLVYGLSGIGSPEGNTHVIALISLGVSLVFLVAFVLLQLRLQRTDSAHLDMRPFKYRQFTLALALMVMAMLAMFGVIILLPMYLQNVRGLDVLTTGLVMLPGGVLMGLLAPFVGKLFDKVGARPLLIPGGLLLAAVLFSYTQLNEATPLVMIIGLHLIMSLGLALIFTPAFTAGLNPLPHSLHSHGSALLATLQQLGGAAGTALLVGVMSAGTIAAAAAGKDELAAETSGFSAGFLVAAFVSLGIVVIAAFMGKSDAAPSSATEAATVELVKETH; encoded by the coding sequence ATGTCAACCTCCCCCGTTCAAGCCCTCGACAGGCTCTCCGCCCGGGACCGTACCACCATCGGCGTGCTCCTTGTCTCGGCGTTTGTGGTGATCCTGAACGAAACCATCATGAACGTGGCGCTGCCAAAGTTGATGGTCGAGTTCCAGGTGTCGCCGTCGGCCATTCAGTGGCTGGCCGCGGCGTTCATGCTGACCATGACCGTCGTCATTCCCACCACGGGCTACCTGCTCACGCGCCTGCCGATCCGCACCGTCTTCCTGTTGGCGATGGGACTGTTCTCTGCCGGAACGCTGCTGGCCGGGCTCGCCCCAGGCTTTGAGGTGCTGCTGGGCGCGCGTGTCATCCAGGCCTCGGGCACGGCCATCATGATGCCGCTGCTGATGACCACCATCCTGGACCTGGTGCCGACGCACCGCCGCGGCGCCGTGATGGGCAACGTGTCGATCGTCATCTCGGTGGCCCCCGCAATCGGGCCCACGCTGTCGGGGCTGATCCTGCATTCGCTGTCGTGGCGTTTCATGTTCCTGCTGGTGCTGCCAATCGCCATCCTCGCCCTGATTTTGGGCGCCCGGCTCCTCCAGCCCGGAGGCGAACGCAGCAAGGCGAAACTCTCCGTCCCCTCACTGCTGATCTCCATTCCCGCCTTCGGCGGCCTGGTGTACGGCCTCAGCGGCATCGGCTCCCCCGAAGGCAACACCCACGTGATCGCACTCATCTCGCTGGGCGTCTCCCTCGTGTTCCTCGTCGCGTTCGTGCTCCTGCAGCTGCGTTTGCAGCGCACCGACTCCGCCCACCTGGACATGCGCCCCTTCAAGTACCGCCAGTTCACGCTCGCCCTGGCGCTGATGGTCATGGCGATGCTGGCCATGTTCGGCGTCATCATCCTCCTTCCCATGTACCTCCAGAACGTGCGCGGCCTCGACGTGCTGACCACCGGCTTGGTCATGCTTCCCGGCGGTGTCCTCATGGGTCTGCTGGCGCCCTTCGTTGGCAAACTTTTCGACAAGGTGGGCGCCCGACCGCTGCTGATCCCCGGCGGACTGCTCTTGGCGGCCGTCCTGTTCAGCTACACCCAACTGAACGAGGCCACGCCTCTGGTCATGATCATCGGCCTGCACTTGATCATGTCCCTGGGGCTGGCACTCATTTTCACGCCGGCCTTCACTGCCGGTTTGAACCCGCTGCCACACTCACTGCACTCGCACGGATCGGCACTGCTGGCCACGCTCCAGCAGCTTGGCGGCGCCGCCGGAACCGCCCTTCTGGTTGGCGTCATGTCCGCCGGAACCATCGCAGCAGCCGCTGCCGGCAAGGATGAGCTTGCAGCCGAGACCAGTGGTTTCAGTGCCGGCTTCCTGGTTGCCGCTTTTGTCTCACTGGGTATCGTGGTCATCGCCGCCTTCATGGGGAAGTCCGACGCCGCACCCTCCTCCGCGACCGAGGCCGCCACAGTGGAGCTCGTCAAAGAGACCCACTAG
- a CDS encoding aliphatic sulfonate ABC transporter substrate-binding protein: protein MSINVSRRNVLQLSMGAAAISLLSACGAKSEDAGPGDAAKETIEIKVGYIADYNGAALMAVADQEGYWAAAGLKPKYLPFTNGPLAIQALGTNNVDVVYIGSGALWLPASGKAEIWAVNSVSNADRIIAQPGIKTLADLKGKKVAVPTGTSGDQLFSLALAKEGLSRDDFEVTAMEPPAIVAAFASNQIDGAALWYPLIDSAKKGQPDLVELYTNEDFIDTLTFPSTFVAAPGRAAKDKDLATGFISVVKSANDYRHDNQDSTIALTAKFLKLKDEDMAAQASVAKLFTSKELETLSSEGTVETWLNGLQEQFKKDEKITEITDPKKFYNSELFVNAPAV, encoded by the coding sequence ATGTCAATTAACGTCTCACGCCGCAATGTGCTCCAGCTTTCCATGGGCGCCGCAGCCATCTCGCTGCTGTCCGCCTGCGGGGCAAAGTCGGAGGACGCCGGCCCCGGCGACGCCGCGAAGGAAACAATTGAGATCAAGGTTGGCTACATTGCCGACTACAACGGCGCCGCACTGATGGCCGTTGCCGACCAGGAAGGGTACTGGGCCGCGGCGGGTCTCAAACCCAAGTACCTGCCCTTCACCAATGGCCCGCTGGCCATCCAGGCGCTGGGCACCAACAACGTTGACGTTGTCTACATCGGGTCCGGCGCCCTGTGGCTGCCCGCCTCGGGCAAGGCGGAGATCTGGGCCGTGAACTCTGTCTCCAATGCAGACCGCATCATCGCCCAGCCCGGCATCAAGACCCTGGCTGATTTGAAGGGCAAAAAGGTTGCCGTCCCCACGGGCACCTCCGGCGACCAGCTGTTCAGCCTGGCCCTGGCCAAGGAAGGCCTGAGCCGTGACGACTTCGAGGTCACCGCCATGGAGCCGCCCGCCATCGTTGCCGCATTCGCCTCCAATCAAATCGATGGCGCAGCCCTCTGGTACCCGCTGATCGACAGCGCCAAGAAGGGTCAGCCGGACTTGGTGGAGCTGTACACCAACGAGGACTTCATCGACACCTTGACCTTCCCGTCAACGTTTGTTGCTGCCCCGGGGCGCGCCGCCAAGGACAAGGACCTGGCCACCGGTTTCATCTCCGTGGTCAAGAGCGCCAACGACTACCGCCACGACAACCAGGACAGCACCATTGCCTTGACCGCCAAGTTCCTCAAGCTCAAGGACGAGGATATGGCGGCACAGGCAAGCGTAGCCAAGCTTTTCACCTCAAAGGAACTGGAAACCCTCTCCTCGGAAGGCACCGTCGAGACGTGGCTGAACGGACTTCAGGAGCAATTCAAGAAGGACGAGAAGATCACCGAAATCACCGACCCCAAGAAGTTCTACAACTCTGAACTTTTCGTCAACGCGCCGGCGGTCTAG
- a CDS encoding metal ABC transporter ATP-binding protein, with protein sequence MTAAIDVNAVTVHYGDVLALEQATLKLERGRICGLVGMNGSGKSTLFKAIMGLVRPDAGSVTIAGGTPAKARKSGVVSYVPQSEDVDWQFPLSVHDVVMMGRYGHMGMGRRPKKADRLAVADALERVELNDYAQRQIGQLSGGQKKRTFVARGIAQGATTLLLDEPFAGVDKRSEATISTLLKELAGEGATILVSTHDLHALPDLADEAVLLMRRVLLHGPPREVLRPENLALAFGLDGSECLDGFDGLGRKSGLAAMDRSGAVL encoded by the coding sequence ATGACCGCCGCCATAGACGTCAACGCCGTGACGGTGCATTACGGGGACGTGTTGGCCTTGGAACAAGCCACGCTGAAACTGGAAAGGGGCCGGATCTGCGGCCTGGTGGGGATGAACGGCTCGGGCAAGTCCACGCTGTTCAAAGCCATCATGGGCCTGGTGAGGCCCGACGCCGGATCCGTCACCATCGCGGGCGGCACACCAGCCAAGGCGAGGAAGTCCGGCGTCGTCAGTTACGTTCCGCAAAGTGAGGACGTGGATTGGCAGTTCCCGCTCTCGGTCCACGACGTGGTCATGATGGGCCGCTACGGCCACATGGGCATGGGCCGCCGTCCCAAGAAGGCTGACAGGCTGGCAGTTGCTGACGCTCTCGAGCGGGTGGAGTTGAACGATTACGCCCAGCGCCAGATCGGCCAGCTCTCCGGCGGGCAGAAGAAGCGCACCTTCGTGGCCCGGGGAATCGCGCAAGGTGCCACCACGCTGCTGCTGGATGAACCATTCGCGGGCGTGGACAAGCGGTCGGAGGCAACGATCAGCACGCTGCTCAAGGAACTGGCCGGCGAAGGCGCCACCATCCTGGTCTCCACCCACGACCTGCACGCCCTGCCGGACCTTGCCGACGAGGCGGTCCTGCTCATGCGCCGTGTGCTGCTGCACGGTCCGCCCCGAGAGGTGCTGCGGCCCGAAAACCTTGCCCTGGCCTTTGGCTTGGACGGTAGCGAGTGCCTCGACGGCTTCGACGGCCTCGGCCGCAAGAGCGGCCTGGCCGCCATGGACCGCAGCGGGGCCGTACTGTGA
- a CDS encoding sodium:proton antiporter has protein sequence MVELLVVIVSALLVIAAATLLGPRLGIASPLVLVAVGVAASFLPMFGSVYIEPAWILEGVLPPLLYSAAVSMPAMNFRREFGAISGLSVVLVVGSALLLGLFFMLVLPGLGFAWGVALGAIVSPTDAVATSIIKRTSVSKRVVAILDGESLLNDATALVILRTAIVATAASFSFWGAVGTFAYSVVIALIVGLVVGWLNLAVRKRMSAPTVNTVISFTVPFIAAVPAELFGASGLVAAVVAGLVTGIRAPREFSPQNRLSDSQNWRTVELVLEGAVFLTMGLQIKSIVTHVQQDHAGVGVAVLIAAGALILTILVRAAYVAPLLGSLSRRATRNATWQPRLQDMQQKLATPQGKQEVFKGVTNPRGRQASERRINMFTHRVTQTLADIDYFLREPLGWREGTAVVWAGMRGAVTVAAAQTLPEDTPQRSVLVLIAFSVAVMSLLLQGGTIGPLLRRITPETDQALVQEQSSTEWNRVMELMASSAGAVAVPGTEEEQEPPRPAGPPSQEDFRVAKQRQLDVIAAQREALLDARDHGIFDADILANALANLDAAQIALEMRGTHAG, from the coding sequence ATGGTCGAACTGCTGGTTGTCATCGTGTCCGCCCTGCTGGTCATCGCCGCCGCAACCCTGTTGGGTCCGCGCCTGGGGATTGCCTCGCCGCTTGTGCTCGTGGCGGTTGGTGTTGCAGCGAGCTTCCTGCCGATGTTCGGCTCCGTCTACATCGAACCCGCGTGGATCCTTGAGGGCGTCCTGCCACCACTGCTCTATTCGGCCGCAGTGTCGATGCCGGCCATGAACTTCCGCCGTGAATTCGGTGCCATCAGCGGCCTGTCCGTGGTCCTCGTCGTTGGCAGCGCGCTTCTGCTGGGCTTGTTCTTCATGCTGGTCCTCCCCGGACTCGGGTTCGCCTGGGGTGTGGCCCTGGGTGCGATCGTCAGCCCCACGGATGCAGTGGCAACCTCGATCATCAAACGAACCTCTGTTTCCAAGAGGGTTGTGGCAATACTCGACGGCGAGAGTCTCCTCAACGACGCCACGGCCCTCGTGATTCTGCGCACCGCGATCGTCGCAACCGCCGCCTCGTTCTCGTTCTGGGGCGCGGTCGGCACGTTTGCCTACTCGGTGGTGATCGCCCTCATCGTTGGCCTGGTAGTGGGGTGGCTCAACCTCGCGGTGCGAAAGCGCATGAGCGCACCAACCGTCAACACCGTCATTTCTTTCACCGTGCCGTTTATTGCCGCAGTCCCTGCCGAGCTCTTTGGTGCGTCCGGACTGGTTGCCGCCGTCGTCGCAGGGCTCGTGACCGGGATCCGTGCGCCACGCGAGTTCTCACCCCAGAACCGGCTGTCGGATTCGCAAAATTGGCGCACCGTGGAGCTGGTCCTCGAGGGTGCGGTCTTCCTAACTATGGGCCTGCAGATCAAGTCAATCGTGACGCACGTTCAGCAAGACCATGCCGGGGTTGGGGTCGCTGTCCTCATCGCCGCCGGCGCCCTGATCCTGACAATCCTGGTCCGCGCAGCGTACGTTGCCCCATTGCTCGGGTCTCTCTCGCGACGGGCCACCCGCAACGCCACCTGGCAACCGCGACTGCAGGACATGCAGCAGAAACTGGCCACGCCGCAAGGGAAGCAGGAGGTCTTCAAAGGTGTCACCAATCCCCGTGGACGGCAGGCCTCGGAACGCCGGATCAACATGTTCACGCACCGTGTCACGCAAACCCTTGCCGACATCGACTATTTCCTCCGGGAACCACTGGGCTGGCGGGAGGGAACCGCGGTCGTCTGGGCGGGCATGCGCGGCGCCGTCACCGTGGCCGCGGCGCAGACACTCCCCGAGGACACCCCGCAGCGGTCCGTTCTTGTGCTCATTGCCTTCTCCGTGGCGGTCATGTCCCTGCTCCTGCAGGGCGGCACCATTGGCCCACTGCTGCGCCGCATCACACCTGAAACCGATCAGGCCCTGGTCCAGGAGCAGTCCAGCACCGAGTGGAACCGGGTCATGGAACTCATGGCATCGAGCGCCGGGGCAGTCGCGGTGCCGGGGACAGAGGAGGAACAGGAACCGCCACGGCCCGCTGGCCCACCGTCCCAGGAGGACTTCAGGGTGGCAAAGCAGCGACAGCTGGATGTCATCGCGGCGCAGCGGGAGGCACTGCTGGATGCGCGCGACCATGGCATCTTCGACGCGGACATCCTGGCGAATGCCCTTGCCAACCTCGACGCCGCACAAATCGCCCTTGAGATGCGCGGCACCCACGCCGGCTGA